Proteins co-encoded in one Bacillus sp. FSL H8-0547 genomic window:
- the sigX gene encoding RNA polymerase sigma factor SigX, whose translation MEEAFQRIYEKYHNDLFQFLFYMVKNREQAEDLVQEVYIRILKSHSSFEGRSSEKTWILSIARHVAIDYFRKQKTLKQRIFEAFDWDREQIRDQQPLPEEIAALNEEMQMVYRTLDACTVDQKAVIILRYIQGMSIADTAAALGFTESKVKTTQHRALKALKNKLSEHSIRKEGIVKG comes from the coding sequence ATGGAAGAGGCCTTTCAAAGGATTTATGAAAAATATCACAACGATCTTTTCCAGTTCTTGTTTTATATGGTGAAGAATCGTGAACAGGCCGAGGACCTCGTTCAGGAAGTGTATATACGAATATTGAAATCACACAGCAGTTTTGAAGGACGGAGCAGTGAAAAAACCTGGATCCTCTCCATTGCAAGACATGTTGCCATCGATTATTTCCGCAAACAGAAAACACTCAAACAGCGCATCTTTGAAGCGTTTGACTGGGACCGTGAGCAAATACGGGATCAGCAGCCGCTTCCGGAGGAAATTGCTGCGTTAAATGAAGAGATGCAGATGGTTTACCGGACGCTTGATGCATGCACAGTCGATCAGAAGGCTGTCATTATCTTAAGGTATATTCAGGGAATGTCCATTGCGGATACCGCAGCAGCCCTCGGATTTACAGAAAGCAAAGTGAAAACGACCCAGCACAGAGCGCTGAAAGCTCTGAAAAATAAATTGTCTGAACACTCGATTAGGAAGGAGGGAATAGTAAAGGGATGA
- a CDS encoding histidinol-phosphatase produces the protein MRTDYHNHLERGTLTLDYLKEFTDEAAAKGIQHFGISEHAYHFYQTKNILSNPWVDERRYYDMKDYVSLFHEAWNQGIDVKMSIEMDYTPGRHAEMKSFIDTYDFDYVIGSIHWVDDFGIDLKEYLHEWDKRDVKEVYEHYFNQVVTLAQSNLFDIVGHLDLVKIFKYVPDDEEFLMKQYDRATDALAQSKTCVEISTAGLRKPVGELYPDERLLKLCHQKQIPIVLSSDAHVPGDVGADYDQAVALAKRVGYTSLMTFSKGERKEVTLD, from the coding sequence ATGCGCACCGACTATCACAATCATCTCGAAAGAGGCACTCTGACGCTTGATTATTTAAAGGAATTTACAGATGAAGCTGCCGCTAAAGGCATACAGCATTTCGGCATTTCCGAACATGCCTATCATTTTTATCAGACAAAAAACATTTTGAGCAACCCATGGGTAGACGAGAGGCGCTACTATGATATGAAGGACTACGTGTCTCTTTTTCACGAAGCATGGAATCAGGGAATTGATGTGAAAATGTCAATTGAAATGGACTATACACCAGGCAGGCATGCTGAAATGAAATCGTTTATTGATACATATGATTTTGATTATGTGATCGGTTCCATCCACTGGGTGGATGACTTTGGAATTGACCTGAAGGAATATTTGCATGAATGGGACAAGCGTGATGTAAAAGAAGTGTATGAGCACTATTTCAATCAGGTCGTAACCCTTGCCCAGTCGAATCTGTTTGATATCGTCGGCCACCTGGACCTTGTCAAAATTTTTAAATATGTCCCAGATGACGAAGAGTTTCTAATGAAGCAGTATGACCGGGCGACAGATGCTCTTGCCCAGTCCAAGACATGCGTTGAGATCAGCACTGCAGGGCTCAGAAAGCCTGTCGGCGAACTGTATCCTGATGAAAGGCTGTTAAAGCTATGCCATCAAAAGCAAATTCCAATCGTCCTGTCTTCGGATGCACATGTCCCGGGTGATGTCGGTGCCGATTATGACCAGGCTGTGGCTCTTGCAAAGAGAGTTGGATACACATCGCTGATGACATTTTCAAAAGGCGAGCGCAAAGAAGTTACATTAGATTGA
- a CDS encoding IS110 family transposase codes for MKDAMKYVGLDVSKEKIAVAIAEEGREAPRYWGVIDHTPEAIKKLMKKLGEAKTLRVCYEAGPTGYALYRLLSDMGIHCEVIAPSLIPQKPGERIKTDRRDAIRLAQLHRAAELTSIYIPTPDDEALRDLVRCREDAKEDELRAKHRLSKFLLRNDIKPPTGINKWTVKYYRWLDTLQFENVHLRVVFQEYYYQLKELKQRILRLEEEINIHAKEGVHAEKVQALQALRGIALVTATSIVAEIGSFKRFSTPRQFMSYVGLIPSEYSSGEKRKQGNITKTGNRHVRRLLVESAWSYRYQPAVKGDLERRIKGQSPAIQSISWKAQNRLHKKYYRLLSKGKNGGKAVTAVARELAGFIWAVMQEVEEMPSTN; via the coding sequence ATGAAGGATGCCATGAAATACGTAGGTTTAGACGTATCGAAAGAAAAAATTGCGGTCGCGATTGCAGAAGAGGGACGCGAAGCCCCACGTTACTGGGGAGTGATCGACCACACACCTGAGGCCATAAAAAAGCTAATGAAAAAGTTGGGGGAGGCAAAAACTCTTCGCGTCTGTTATGAAGCTGGTCCTACAGGTTATGCCTTATACAGACTATTGTCTGATATGGGGATTCACTGTGAGGTAATTGCTCCATCCCTTATTCCTCAAAAGCCTGGAGAGCGAATTAAAACAGATCGCAGGGATGCCATTCGGCTAGCACAATTACATCGTGCAGCCGAATTAACATCTATTTACATTCCAACTCCAGATGATGAAGCATTGCGAGACCTTGTCCGCTGTAGAGAAGATGCGAAAGAAGATGAGTTAAGAGCTAAACACCGATTGAGTAAATTTCTTCTTCGAAACGATATAAAACCACCGACCGGGATTAATAAATGGACAGTGAAATATTATCGTTGGCTGGATACGCTTCAGTTTGAAAATGTTCACCTTCGCGTTGTTTTTCAAGAATATTACTACCAGCTAAAAGAATTAAAACAGCGTATTCTGCGATTAGAGGAAGAAATAAACATTCACGCAAAAGAAGGTGTCCACGCAGAAAAAGTTCAAGCTCTTCAAGCATTAAGAGGGATAGCGCTTGTGACAGCGACAAGCATCGTAGCTGAGATTGGTTCATTTAAACGTTTTTCGACCCCTCGACAGTTTATGTCATACGTTGGATTGATTCCAAGCGAATATTCAAGTGGAGAAAAACGAAAACAAGGCAATATTACGAAAACAGGAAATCGTCATGTTCGGCGCTTGCTTGTAGAATCGGCATGGAGTTATCGCTATCAGCCAGCTGTGAAGGGAGATCTTGAAAGGCGCATAAAAGGTCAATCACCGGCTATTCAATCGATTTCATGGAAAGCACAAAATCGTCTTCACAAGAAATACTACCGGCTGTTGTCCAAAGGGAAAAATGGAGGGAAAGCTGTAACCGCAGTTGCCAGGGAATTAGCCGGCTTTATTTGGGCGGTGATGCAAGAAGTAGAAGAGATGCCTAGCACAAATTGA
- a CDS encoding ECF transporter S component has protein sequence MTTRRISLLSLLIALSVVGRLTFQFIPNVQPMTAVILITAILLGPVNGMIVAVLGCFLSNLLLGMGMWTIWQMLAWGTLALIFGLLGKAVKRNRLLVFTPAAVLAGYLFGFIVSLNMFVLTENGLAYYLAGIPFDTMHAAGNGIFFLVLYPVMQKTFQYYLYKNDYGVTLQ, from the coding sequence ATGACAACGAGAAGAATCAGTCTTCTGTCTTTGCTTATTGCCTTGTCCGTTGTAGGCAGGCTGACTTTTCAGTTCATTCCGAATGTGCAGCCGATGACTGCTGTCATACTTATAACCGCCATCCTTCTCGGTCCGGTAAATGGAATGATTGTCGCCGTCCTGGGCTGTTTTCTCAGCAACCTTTTACTTGGCATGGGCATGTGGACAATCTGGCAGATGCTTGCCTGGGGGACCTTGGCTCTAATCTTCGGCCTGCTTGGAAAAGCGGTTAAAAGAAACAGACTTCTCGTTTTTACCCCGGCAGCCGTTCTTGCGGGATATCTTTTTGGATTCATCGTTTCTCTGAATATGTTTGTCCTGACAGAAAATGGACTTGCCTACTATCTTGCAGGAATCCCGTTTGATACGATGCATGCAGCAGGAAACGGCATTTTCTTTCTCGTGCTGTACCCGGTCATGCAAAAAACGTTTCAGTATTATCTCTATAAAAACGATTATGGCGTTACACTTCAATAA
- a CDS encoding DUF5412 domain-containing protein, with protein MFFKQKNTASEDDVNRKYKVRFIRISIVGLLVMAFLGYGVYWAFYDMNRLPTGSYLTEVKSPDGKYTLKAYITNGGATTSYSLRGELVFNKENKSKNIYWNYRENSANITWTDNDTVVINGHTLKVPSGKYDFRHQ; from the coding sequence ATGTTTTTTAAACAGAAAAATACGGCTTCTGAAGATGATGTAAATAGAAAGTACAAAGTGAGATTTATTAGAATTTCAATAGTTGGATTATTGGTAATGGCTTTTTTAGGATATGGAGTTTACTGGGCCTTTTATGATATGAACAGGCTGCCGACAGGATCATATCTTACTGAAGTTAAATCACCGGATGGGAAGTACACCTTAAAAGCATATATCACAAATGGAGGAGCAACCACTTCTTATTCACTTCGAGGTGAATTAGTATTTAATAAAGAAAACAAATCTAAAAATATATATTGGAATTATCGTGAAAACTCTGCAAATATTACTTGGACAGACAATGATACTGTAGTAATAAACGGTCATACATTAAAGGTTCCCAGTGGCAAATATGATTTTAGACATCAATAG
- a CDS encoding DUF4430 domain-containing protein gives MNKFYSFLAVLLLALMSACGNAAEENKTEEAKPAAESEEQAEELKASVTLTKNEMAEKVESKEVVFEEGQSLMDAMKSQFEVEESGGFISGIDGIKASESDKTYWHLIVNGEDAMTGANDIKLKDGDKIEFDLRNYE, from the coding sequence ATGAACAAATTTTACAGCTTTCTCGCAGTGCTTCTTCTTGCACTGATGAGCGCCTGCGGAAATGCGGCAGAGGAAAATAAAACAGAAGAAGCAAAACCTGCTGCTGAAAGCGAAGAGCAGGCGGAGGAACTGAAAGCCTCTGTCACGCTGACTAAAAATGAGATGGCGGAGAAAGTAGAATCGAAAGAAGTAGTTTTTGAAGAAGGCCAGAGCCTTATGGATGCAATGAAGAGCCAGTTTGAAGTAGAAGAGTCAGGCGGCTTTATCAGCGGAATCGACGGCATTAAGGCGAGTGAATCCGACAAAACGTACTGGCATTTAATTGTGAATGGGGAAGATGCCATGACAGGAGCAAATGACATTAAGCTGAAAGACGGCGATAAGATTGAATTTGATCTGCGAAATTATGAATAA
- a CDS encoding ATP-binding protein — protein sequence MMFWKSVVGKLWFTILLLVSFVLFVLTVLLLQFIESFHVDEAENELTQLANKVSVILENHEDQELARSITWELADELTSIVIAENVNEYWFSPKKYDNTPTFSMEDIRADRELSKVFQDQKNVSKLTRLPEEQQKNSGNKEEVLVVGVPYKTSDGKDGAVFMSQSLQAVQKTTEHTTKYILLAAGIAIILTTVFAFFLSTRITYPLRKMREATQELTRGNFDTKVPILSHDEIGELAIAFNQMGRQLKFNINALNQEKEHLTSILSSMADGVITLNIDGTILVTNPPAERFLQSWYYEQKMQINEGEEIPPEAKELFQRVVNTEREHIVEVTLQGRSWVLVMSPLYNQSYVRGAVAVLRDMTEERRLDKLRKDFIANVSHELRTPIAMLQGYSEAIVDDIASSDEEKKEIAQVIYDESLRMGRLVNDLLDLARMEAGHITLNLESISIYEFIEKINRKFQGLAREKDITLTSSFALDEPEFVLDPDKIEQVLTNLVDNAIRHTLEGGTVEMAVQSVAGGIKVDVKDTGTGIVEEDLPFVFERFYKADKARTRGRSGTGLGLAIAKNIVDAHSGSINVHSKVNEGTTFSFYLPRKNVFPDRM from the coding sequence ATGATGTTCTGGAAAAGCGTAGTCGGTAAACTTTGGTTTACCATTCTGCTTCTTGTATCATTCGTCTTGTTTGTCCTGACCGTTCTGCTGCTCCAGTTTATTGAAAGCTTTCATGTTGATGAAGCTGAAAATGAACTGACGCAGCTGGCCAATAAAGTGTCTGTTATTTTGGAAAACCATGAAGACCAGGAGCTAGCAAGGTCCATCACCTGGGAGCTTGCGGATGAACTGACAAGCATTGTGATAGCCGAGAACGTAAATGAATACTGGTTTTCACCAAAAAAGTATGATAACACACCAACCTTCAGCATGGAGGACATCCGCGCTGACAGAGAGCTGTCAAAGGTGTTTCAAGATCAGAAAAATGTAAGCAAGCTCACCCGGCTGCCTGAAGAACAGCAAAAAAACTCCGGAAACAAGGAGGAAGTGCTTGTAGTCGGTGTTCCCTATAAAACAAGCGACGGCAAAGACGGAGCCGTTTTTATGTCACAGTCCCTGCAGGCCGTTCAAAAGACGACCGAGCACACGACAAAATATATTCTTCTTGCAGCAGGTATAGCCATCATTCTGACAACGGTTTTTGCCTTCTTCCTGTCTACTAGAATTACCTATCCATTGAGAAAAATGAGAGAGGCGACACAAGAGCTGACTCGCGGCAATTTTGATACAAAAGTTCCGATTTTGAGCCACGATGAAATCGGGGAGCTTGCCATTGCGTTCAATCAGATGGGCAGACAGCTGAAGTTTAACATCAACGCTCTCAATCAGGAGAAAGAGCACTTAACGAGCATTTTAAGCAGTATGGCAGACGGGGTTATCACACTTAATATTGATGGAACGATTCTCGTGACCAATCCTCCTGCAGAACGCTTCCTGCAGTCATGGTACTATGAACAGAAAATGCAGATTAATGAAGGGGAAGAAATTCCTCCGGAAGCAAAAGAATTGTTCCAGCGGGTTGTCAATACAGAAAGAGAGCATATCGTTGAAGTAACTCTTCAGGGAAGAAGCTGGGTGCTTGTCATGAGCCCTCTTTACAATCAGTCTTACGTCCGGGGGGCGGTAGCCGTGCTTCGGGACATGACAGAAGAGCGCCGCCTTGATAAATTGCGCAAAGACTTTATCGCAAACGTCAGCCATGAACTGAGAACGCCGATTGCCATGCTCCAGGGGTATTCTGAAGCAATTGTGGACGATATTGCAAGCTCGGATGAGGAGAAAAAAGAGATTGCCCAGGTTATTTACGATGAATCGCTCAGAATGGGCCGGCTTGTCAATGATCTGCTCGATCTTGCCCGGATGGAAGCGGGGCATATCACCCTCAATCTTGAGAGCATTTCCATTTATGAATTTATTGAAAAAATCAACCGCAAGTTCCAGGGACTTGCGAGGGAAAAAGATATTACGCTCACCTCCAGTTTTGCACTCGACGAACCTGAGTTTGTTCTGGATCCGGATAAAATTGAACAGGTTCTGACGAATCTTGTGGATAACGCAATCAGGCATACTCTTGAGGGCGGTACAGTCGAAATGGCCGTGCAGTCCGTTGCGGGCGGGATAAAGGTTGATGTGAAGGATACAGGCACAGGAATTGTCGAAGAAGATCTGCCGTTTGTTTTTGAACGCTTCTATAAAGCAGATAAGGCGAGGACGAGAGGCCGCTCCGGAACAGGCCTTGGTCTTGCGATTGCCAAGAACATTGTCGATGCTCATTCAGGTTCGATTAATGTGCACAGCAAAGTAAATGAAGGAACCACATTCAGTTTCTATCTGCCTCGAAAAAACGTTTTTCCTGATAGAATGTGA
- a CDS encoding LysM peptidoglycan-binding domain-containing protein — protein MLDLLRRLSIALIVGICVMLLFVGGTLAKAESPAEDKSWIHPVKGTITDTFGTRSGKHKGIDIAAPEGTAISAVQSGTVTKSYLSNTYGHVVFISHPEGYETVYAHLSKRTVSEGVKVARGQKIGVIGNTGVSRGTHLHFEVHKGKWTYDKKQAVDPFIMVAAHSIEAVPATAQPAAEDGSVTVQKGDTLWGIAKRNGLSVDGLKKINGLVSDRLYAGQKLMIEQRTASVSQYTVKKGDTLYSIAEQLQITVQQLKQENDLSSEAIFPAQTLKITHSSASSK, from the coding sequence ATGTTAGATTTGCTGAGAAGGTTATCCATTGCTCTGATTGTCGGAATTTGCGTCATGCTGCTCTTTGTCGGAGGAACATTGGCAAAAGCAGAAAGTCCAGCTGAAGACAAAAGCTGGATTCATCCCGTCAAGGGCACAATAACAGACACATTTGGAACAAGAAGCGGAAAACATAAAGGTATTGATATTGCAGCACCTGAAGGAACGGCCATTTCCGCTGTACAGTCAGGAACAGTGACAAAATCCTATCTTTCGAATACATATGGCCATGTCGTCTTTATTTCTCACCCTGAAGGATATGAAACGGTCTATGCCCATCTGAGCAAAAGGACCGTTTCAGAGGGGGTAAAAGTAGCAAGGGGCCAAAAAATCGGTGTGATCGGCAACACGGGTGTATCCAGAGGGACTCACCTGCATTTTGAAGTACATAAAGGAAAATGGACATACGACAAAAAACAGGCTGTAGATCCATTTATCATGGTGGCAGCCCACTCTATTGAAGCCGTTCCCGCGACTGCACAGCCTGCTGCCGAAGATGGATCTGTCACTGTCCAAAAAGGGGACACGCTGTGGGGGATTGCCAAAAGAAATGGACTGAGCGTAGATGGACTGAAGAAAATAAACGGCCTTGTATCTGACCGTCTATACGCAGGACAGAAGCTGATGATTGAGCAAAGAACGGCTTCCGTCAGCCAGTACACCGTTAAAAAAGGGGACACCCTGTATTCGATAGCAGAACAGCTTCAAATCACTGTTCAGCAGCTGAAGCAAGAAAATGACCTGTCATCTGAAGCTATTTTTCCTGCACAAACCTTAAAAATCACACATTCTTCAGCTTCTTCTAAATAA
- a CDS encoding response regulator transcription factor → METNPNYKILVVDDEDRIRRLLKMYLERENYQIEEADNGSDALEMALAEEYDLILLDLMMPGIDGIEVCRQLRLKKATPIIMLTAKGEEVNRVQGFEVGTDDYIVKPFSPREVVLRVKALLRRSSTTSFLKTETKAKNVIVFPHLSIDHDAHRVLADGKEVSLTPKEYELLYFLAKTPDKVYDREKLLKEVWQYEFFGDLRTVDTHVKRLREKLSKVSPDAASMIVTVWGVGYKFEAGSE, encoded by the coding sequence ATGGAAACCAATCCAAATTATAAAATACTTGTTGTAGATGATGAAGACAGGATCAGAAGACTGCTGAAGATGTACCTTGAACGTGAAAACTATCAAATAGAAGAAGCCGACAACGGAAGCGACGCGCTGGAAATGGCGCTTGCAGAAGAATATGATCTGATACTGCTTGATTTAATGATGCCGGGCATTGACGGCATTGAGGTATGCAGACAGCTGCGCCTGAAAAAAGCGACCCCGATCATCATGCTGACGGCAAAAGGGGAAGAAGTGAACAGAGTTCAGGGCTTTGAGGTCGGAACGGATGACTATATCGTAAAGCCATTTAGCCCGAGAGAGGTTGTTTTGAGAGTGAAAGCTCTGCTGAGACGCTCTTCGACGACTTCTTTCCTTAAAACAGAGACAAAGGCCAAAAATGTGATTGTCTTCCCGCATCTTTCCATTGACCATGATGCCCATCGTGTTCTTGCTGATGGAAAAGAAGTCAGCTTAACGCCTAAAGAGTATGAGCTGCTTTATTTTCTTGCGAAAACGCCTGACAAAGTGTATGACCGTGAGAAGCTTTTGAAAGAAGTGTGGCAGTATGAGTTTTTCGGAGACTTGAGAACGGTTGATACACATGTTAAGCGTCTTAGAGAGAAACTCAGCAAAGTTTCACCCGATGCTGCCTCGATGATAGTTACGGTCTGGGGTGTCGGCTACAAGTTTGAGGCAGGCAGTGAATGA
- a CDS encoding alpha/beta hydrolase, with product MSKEMYIKVCDFLMFANLFGEKKGKPTVVMDAGYGDYSKGWNAIISEVSLLTEVIVFDRAGLGRSEPSTNPRNSREMVKELKELLDKLNIIPPYILVGHSFGGVNARLFASKYPENVCGLLLVDSTPEDYRERFLPTMSEDFQEAYNKQFVHEGNYEEFMQSLNQLKEDQKKLNIPLIVLSAGKKNHYTPKSQELWNTMQEELLQISSISEFMIAEDSTHYIQNDEPVLVVDAIKRLIENLKAGVM from the coding sequence ATGTCTAAAGAGATGTATATAAAAGTATGTGACTTTTTAATGTTTGCTAACTTGTTTGGAGAAAAAAAGGGGAAACCAACCGTTGTTATGGATGCCGGGTATGGGGATTATTCAAAAGGGTGGAATGCCATAATTTCCGAAGTTTCTTTGCTGACAGAAGTTATTGTATTTGATAGAGCAGGTCTAGGCAGAAGCGAACCAAGTACTAATCCCAGGAATAGCAGAGAGATGGTAAAGGAACTGAAAGAACTTTTAGATAAACTTAATATAATTCCTCCATATATACTTGTAGGACACTCTTTTGGGGGAGTAAATGCACGGTTATTTGCGAGTAAATACCCTGAAAATGTATGTGGGCTGCTTCTAGTAGACTCTACTCCGGAGGATTACCGAGAAAGATTTCTTCCAACGATGTCCGAAGATTTTCAAGAAGCATACAATAAGCAATTTGTTCACGAAGGTAATTATGAAGAATTTATGCAAAGTTTAAATCAATTAAAAGAAGACCAAAAGAAATTAAACATTCCTTTAATAGTCCTTTCTGCCGGCAAAAAAAATCACTATACACCCAAGTCACAAGAATTATGGAATACAATGCAAGAAGAACTTCTTCAAATATCTTCTATCAGTGAATTTATGATTGCTGAAGATAGTACACATTATATACAAAATGATGAACCTGTATTAGTAGTAGATGCCATTAAAAGACTAATTGAAAATCTTAAGGCAGGAGTGATGTAG
- the ccsB gene encoding c-type cytochrome biogenesis protein CcsB, producing the protein MAALSSNLLFAAFFLYLAATFLFAGAIRDKRKEYKKPTKWAAAGIGVTIAGFAAQTGYFITRWMASGHAPVSNLFEFTTFFGMMLVLAFIVLYFIYKVSVLGLFTLPVALLLIAYASMFPTDISPLIPALQSSWLHIHVTTAALGQAILAISFIAGVIYLIRTVDQSVRSKKTFWLEAVMYALVATIAFIAITSTFRFMDYEAVYKWTDKNEQEAEMVYNLPALVGPHKGELLTEGKMEAAVEVPALISARKLNTVIWSLGTGLLLYGALRLILRKRISAFLQPLTKNVNLDLVDEIGYRSVTIGFPVFTLGALIFAMIWAQIAWTRFWGWDPKEVWALITWLFYAAYLHLRLSKGWQGEKSAWLAVIGFAIIMFNLIFVNLVIAGLHSYA; encoded by the coding sequence GTGGCGGCTTTAAGCAGTAATTTGCTATTTGCAGCATTCTTTCTATACCTGGCTGCAACCTTTCTTTTTGCAGGAGCAATCCGCGACAAGAGAAAAGAATATAAAAAGCCCACGAAATGGGCGGCTGCAGGCATTGGGGTAACAATCGCCGGGTTTGCAGCACAGACCGGCTATTTTATCACAAGATGGATGGCTTCCGGGCATGCTCCTGTCAGCAATCTTTTTGAGTTTACAACGTTTTTCGGCATGATGCTTGTTCTGGCATTTATTGTCCTCTATTTTATTTATAAAGTATCGGTTCTTGGATTGTTTACACTACCTGTTGCTTTACTTCTGATTGCCTATGCAAGCATGTTTCCAACAGACATATCTCCGCTGATTCCGGCTTTGCAGAGCAGCTGGCTTCACATCCATGTGACCACTGCAGCTCTTGGACAGGCAATCCTTGCGATCAGTTTTATTGCGGGAGTCATTTATCTGATTCGTACAGTCGATCAGTCCGTGAGATCCAAAAAGACATTCTGGCTTGAAGCGGTCATGTATGCGCTTGTTGCCACGATTGCGTTTATAGCGATTACCAGCACATTCAGATTCATGGATTATGAGGCTGTTTATAAGTGGACGGATAAGAACGAACAGGAAGCAGAAATGGTCTATAACCTTCCTGCTTTAGTAGGTCCCCATAAAGGCGAACTGCTGACAGAAGGAAAAATGGAAGCTGCTGTTGAAGTTCCGGCCCTGATTTCAGCACGAAAACTGAATACAGTGATCTGGTCGCTTGGAACAGGATTGCTGCTGTACGGTGCGCTGCGCCTGATTTTAAGAAAGCGGATATCCGCCTTTTTGCAGCCGCTGACGAAAAACGTCAACCTGGACCTTGTCGATGAAATTGGCTACCGTTCTGTGACAATCGGTTTTCCGGTCTTCACATTAGGCGCTCTGATTTTCGCCATGATCTGGGCGCAGATTGCATGGACCCGTTTCTGGGGCTGGGATCCAAAAGAGGTCTGGGCACTGATTACGTGGCTGTTTTATGCGGCATATCTCCATCTGCGGCTTTCAAAAGGCTGGCAGGGAGAAAAATCAGCCTGGCTTGCTGTAATCGGTTTTGCTATTATTATGTTTAACTTGATTTTTGTGAACCTTGTCATTGCCGGATTGCATTCTTACGCTTAA
- a CDS encoding cob(I)yrinic acid a,c-diamide adenosyltransferase, with the protein MNLYTRTGDKGKTSIIGGRVDKDDLRVEAYGTIDEVNSFTGLAMTWMNDENLKDMKQEFEKIQHELFDCGSDLAVIHGKQKHPYKTTPDMIEFLETRIDAYTAESPPLERFILPGGTEAAAAIHVARTVARRAERCIVSLKKETEINEHVLTYMNRLSDYFFAAARAANARLGSKDVEYERSAIVFTKKKES; encoded by the coding sequence ATGAATTTGTATACTAGAACCGGCGATAAAGGGAAAACAAGCATTATTGGAGGCCGGGTCGATAAGGATGATCTGAGGGTAGAAGCCTACGGAACAATCGATGAGGTAAACTCTTTTACCGGTCTTGCCATGACATGGATGAACGATGAAAACCTAAAAGACATGAAACAGGAATTTGAAAAAATCCAGCATGAACTTTTTGACTGCGGAAGCGATCTTGCTGTCATCCACGGCAAACAAAAGCATCCCTATAAAACAACACCTGACATGATTGAGTTTCTGGAAACGCGCATTGATGCGTACACTGCAGAATCCCCTCCGCTCGAGCGGTTCATTCTTCCAGGAGGGACAGAGGCTGCTGCTGCCATCCATGTGGCAAGGACCGTAGCAAGAAGGGCTGAGCGGTGTATTGTTTCGCTCAAAAAAGAAACGGAAATCAATGAGCATGTTTTAACGTACATGAACAGACTTTCCGATTATTTCTTTGCGGCAGCGAGAGCGGCAAATGCCAGACTCGGTTCAAAAGATGTGGAGTATGAAAGAAGTGCCATCGTATTTACTAAAAAGAAAGAGTCATAA